The Miltoncostaea marina DNA window CTCGCCGAGATGGCCGACCTGCTGCGCGAGGAGGAGCGCGCCGGCGAGGTCGACGCCGACATGCTGGCCGAGCTGGCCGACGGCCTCGACCGCGCCGACGGGGTGCTGGCCGGCCTCGAGGAGGCGCGCCTGTTCTCCGGCGACCACGACGCCGGCGACGCGGTGGTGACGATCAACGCGGGCGAGGGCGGCACCGACGCCCAGGACTGGGCCGAGATGCTGCTGCGGATGTACCTGCGCTGGACCGAGTCGCGCGGCCTGAAGGCCGAGATCAAGGAGATCCAGGAGGGCGCCGAGGCCGGCATCAAGTCGGTCACGCTCACGGTCGCCGGCCAGAACGCCTACGGGTTGATGTCGGCCGAGCGGGGCGTGCACCGGCTCGTGCGCCTGTCGCCGTTCGATTCGGCCAACCGGCGCCAGACGTCGTTCGCGGCGGTCGACGTGGCGCCGCTGGTCAGCGACGCGGTCGAGGTCGAGATCCTCGACAAGGACCTGAAGATCGACACCTACCGGGCGAGCGGCGCCGGCGGCCAGCACGTCAACAAGACCGACTCGGCCGTTCGGATCACCCACCTGCCCACGAAGATCGTCGTGCAGTGCCAGAACGAGCGCTCGCAGACCCAGAACCGGGCGACGGCGATGGCGCTGCTCAAGTCGCGCCTCGTGCAGCTCGAGCTGGAGAAGCGCGAGGCCGAGGCCGCCAGGAGCCGGGGCGAGAGCCAGAGCATCGGCTTCGGATCGCAGATCCGCTCGTACGTGATCCACCCGTACACGATGGTCAAGGACCTCCGCACCGGCCACGAGACCGGCAACGCCCAGGGGGTGCTCGACGGCGACCTCGACGGCTTCATCCGGGCCGAGCTCGAGCGCCGCGCCCGGGGCGGCGCGCCCGCGGTGGCGGACGACGGCGAGGGGGCGGGGAAGGAATGACCACCGTCCCGTCGAACCCCCATCGAGCCGGTGTCGGCGGCGGTTTGCGGCGACTTCGGCGGATTGACCCGCCCGGGAGCACCGGCTACCCTCCGCAGGCTCACGGGACGGCGACATCCGCCGATGGCGTCCCAGACGGCGAGGTCCACCTCGCCGCCCGTCCCGTCAGCCGCTCGCCGGTCACCACGCCATGAGCACAGACGCCCCCACGACACCCTCCGCGCCCGACACGCCGCCGCGCCGTTCCCGCGAGCGCGACCGCTCGCGCCGCCGCGCCGGCGAGGGCGTGACGCGCGCCGACCGCCGCACCATGCTGCGGCCCGGCGACGGGCCGATGGTCATCCTCGACGGCGTGTCGAAGGCGTACACCACCGACGCGATCGGCCTCGACGACGTCTCGCTCTCCATCGAGAGCGGCGAGTTCGTCTTCCTCGTCGGCCCGTCCGGCTCCGGCAAGTCGACGTTCATCCGGCTGCTCATCAAGGAGTTCGAGCCCACCGCGGGGTCGATCACCGTCGGCGGGCGCAACCTGCAGCGGCTGCGCCGCTCGAAGGTGCCGTACCTGCGGCGCTCGATCGGCTGCGTCTTCCAGGACTTCAAGCTGCTCGCGGGCCGGACCGTCTACGAGAACGTGGCCTACGCCCTCGAGGTGATCGGCGAGAACCCGCGGGCGATCCGTCGCAAGGTGCCCGAGATCCTCGCCCTGGTGGGCCTGTCGGAGAAGGCCGACCGCTATCCCAACGAGCTGTCGGGCGGCGAGCAGCAGCGCGTGTCGATCGCGCGCGCGTTCGTCAACCACCCGCGCCTGCTGATCGCCGACGAGCCGACCGGCAACCTCGACCCCGAGACGTCGATCGGCATCATGCAGCTGCTCTACCGGATCAACCGCACCGGCACGACGGTGATCATGGCGACGCACGACCGCGAGATGGTCGACAAGATGCAGATGCGGGTGATCGCGCTCGAGAACGGCAAGGTCGTGCGCGACCAGCGCCAGGCGAGCTACGCCCGCGCCGACTCCTAGCCGATGAACCCGCGCTTCTTCCTGGCAGAGGCCGTGCGGTCGATCCGCGCCAACGCCGCCGTCTCGATCGCGGCGACGGTCACGGTGCTCATCGCCGTGTTCATCCTCGGGGCCTTCATCCCGTCGTTCCTCTACGTGCAGTCGACGGTCGACTCCCAGAAGGACCGCATCGACGTCGACGTCTTCATCTCCGACTCGGCGACGGTCCAGCAGGTCGAGAGCCTGCGCGGTGAGCTGGAGGGCCTGCAGAGCCGGGGCGCGATCGAGTCGTTCACCTACGTCTCGAAGGAGGAGGCGCTCGAGATCATGCGCGAGCGCCTGAAGGACCCCTCCATCCTCGAGGACCTCGCCGGCAACCCGCTGCCGGCCAAGTTCAACGTGCAGCCCAGCGACCCGGAGCAGGCCGACACGATCATCGCGGCCGTGGGCGAGAGCCCGGCGCTCGACCCCGAGCAGGGGATCTCCTACGGCAAGGAGACCGCCGACAAGCTGCTCTCGGTCGCCCGGTTCATCCAGTGGGCCGGCCTGGGGCTCATCTCGATCCTGCTCGTGGCCTCGGTCCTGCTGATCGGCAACACCATCCGGCTGTCGATCTTCGCCCGCCGGCGCGAGGTCGAGGTGATGAAGCTCGTCGGCGCCACCAACTGGTTCATCCGCTGGCCCTTCGTCATCGAGGGCATCATCTGCGGGCTGGTCGGGGCGGCCCTGTCGGTGATGCTGCTGTGGGCCGTGAAGGTCGGCATCGTGGACGCCTGGATCGCCGACGCCGACAGCGCGCTGACGCGCGACGAGGCCACCACGATCGGCTTCCCGCTGCTCGGCATGGTGCTGATCCTCGCCGGGGCGCTGGTGGGCGCGCTCGGCAGCGGCATCACGCTGCGCCGCTTCCTCAAGGTCTGACGGCCGCCCGCCGCAGCCCGTGAGCGCGCGCCGGATCCTCGTGGCGCTCGCCGCGGTCCTGGCGACGCTCGTCGTGTTCGTGGCCGGCGTGGTCGTGGGCGGCCACGCCCAGGCCACCGGGCTCACCCGCCTCTCCGACCCGCTGCGCTCGCTGCTGCTGGGCGACAGCGGCCAGGACCTGCCCTCGCAGGTGCTCGGCGTGCTGCGCGACGACTACTACCGCGACGTCGACGTGGAGCGGCTGGAGCGCGCCTCGGCCGACGCGATCGTGAAGGCGCTCGACGACCCCTACACCGCCTACCTCGACCCCGACGAGCTGCGGGCCCTGCGCGAGCACAACGAGGGCGCGTACTACGGCGTCGGCCTCGGGGTGGCCCAGCGCGACGCGCAGATCGTGGTCACGCGGGTCTTCCCGGAGAGCCCGGCCTCGCGCGCCGACGTCCGCGCCGGCGACCGGCTTGTGGCGGTCGAGGGCGAGCCGGTCGGCGACCGGACGCTCGAGGCCGTCGTCTCGCGCATCCGCGGCCCCGAGGGCACCACGGTGCGGATCGGCGTGGCCACCGGCGACGGCCCCACGCGCACGCTGCGGCTGGAGCGGGCCCGCATCACGGTGCCCGCGGTCGAGGCGCGGGCCGAGGCGGTGGCGGGTACCACCGTGGGCTACATGGCCCTCTCACAGTTCACCCGCGGCGCGTCCGGCGACCTGCGCGACAGCGTCCGCGCCCTGCGCGACCGGGGCGCGGAGGCGCTCGTGCTCGACCTGCGCGGCGATCCCGGCGGCCTGGTCAGCGAGGCCGTGGGCGTGGCCGGCGTCTTCCTGCCGGACGACTCGCCCGTGGTCCGCACCGAGGGTCGCAACTCGCCCGCGCGCACCTTCCGCACCGAGGGCGACCCCGCGGCGGGCGACCTGCCGCTGGTGGTGCTCGTCAACCGTGGCAGCGCCAGCGCGAGCGAGATCGTGGCGGGCGCGCTGCGCGACGCCGACCGCGCGCAGATCGTCGGCGAGCGCACCTTCGGCAAGGCGCTCGTGCAGAGCACGGTGCCGCTGCGCGACGGCGGCGCGCTCAAGCTCACCACCGCCCGCTACGTGACGCCCGACGGCTTCGACCTTGCCGCGCGCGGCCTGCCGCCCGACGTGCGCGTGGTCGACGACCCCGTCACCCCGCCCGACGAGGCGCTGCGGCGGGCGCTCGCCGTGGCGGCGGACGCGGCGTGAGCCGGGGCGGCGGCCAGACGCAGGTGCTGGTGG harbors:
- a CDS encoding S41 family peptidase, giving the protein MSARRILVALAAVLATLVVFVAGVVVGGHAQATGLTRLSDPLRSLLLGDSGQDLPSQVLGVLRDDYYRDVDVERLERASADAIVKALDDPYTAYLDPDELRALREHNEGAYYGVGLGVAQRDAQIVVTRVFPESPASRADVRAGDRLVAVEGEPVGDRTLEAVVSRIRGPEGTTVRIGVATGDGPTRTLRLERARITVPAVEARAEAVAGTTVGYMALSQFTRGASGDLRDSVRALRDRGAEALVLDLRGDPGGLVSEAVGVAGVFLPDDSPVVRTEGRNSPARTFRTEGDPAAGDLPLVVLVNRGSASASEIVAGALRDADRAQIVGERTFGKALVQSTVPLRDGGALKLTTARYVTPDGFDLAARGLPPDVRVVDDPVTPPDEALRRALAVAADAA
- the ftsE gene encoding cell division ATP-binding protein FtsE; this translates as MVILDGVSKAYTTDAIGLDDVSLSIESGEFVFLVGPSGSGKSTFIRLLIKEFEPTAGSITVGGRNLQRLRRSKVPYLRRSIGCVFQDFKLLAGRTVYENVAYALEVIGENPRAIRRKVPEILALVGLSEKADRYPNELSGGEQQRVSIARAFVNHPRLLIADEPTGNLDPETSIGIMQLLYRINRTGTTVIMATHDREMVDKMQMRVIALENGKVVRDQRQASYARADS
- the ftsX gene encoding permease-like cell division protein FtsX; this translates as MNPRFFLAEAVRSIRANAAVSIAATVTVLIAVFILGAFIPSFLYVQSTVDSQKDRIDVDVFISDSATVQQVESLRGELEGLQSRGAIESFTYVSKEEALEIMRERLKDPSILEDLAGNPLPAKFNVQPSDPEQADTIIAAVGESPALDPEQGISYGKETADKLLSVARFIQWAGLGLISILLVASVLLIGNTIRLSIFARRREVEVMKLVGATNWFIRWPFVIEGIICGLVGAALSVMLLWAVKVGIVDAWIADADSALTRDEATTIGFPLLGMVLILAGALVGALGSGITLRRFLKV
- the prfB gene encoding peptide chain release factor 2; the encoded protein is MSTDGTQLSLDDLVQRATRLRERAGVLGDYLDPPALERRVAELEERMGAPGFWDDQAAAARTSSEHSAASGRLAQYRELDEEVASLAEMADLLREEERAGEVDADMLAELADGLDRADGVLAGLEEARLFSGDHDAGDAVVTINAGEGGTDAQDWAEMLLRMYLRWTESRGLKAEIKEIQEGAEAGIKSVTLTVAGQNAYGLMSAERGVHRLVRLSPFDSANRRQTSFAAVDVAPLVSDAVEVEILDKDLKIDTYRASGAGGQHVNKTDSAVRITHLPTKIVVQCQNERSQTQNRATAMALLKSRLVQLELEKREAEAARSRGESQSIGFGSQIRSYVIHPYTMVKDLRTGHETGNAQGVLDGDLDGFIRAELERRARGGAPAVADDGEGAGKE